aggtgggggcgaggagggagctggGCGTTGAGCATGGGAAACAAGAAGGGAGGAAGAactggagggagaggagggagggggagcaggagaaaggggagggggaggtgttggttaTTGGTATGTCCATCACAGAatgaggagagggatggtGACTAACGGTCGGTAGGAGCTGGGCAGTCCGGTCTGACGATTGCTGCGAGGTTGAAAATGTTGGGGGTCAAGACAGTGGTCATTGATACGAATGAGAAGGTGGGCGACAACTGGCGGAAGAGATATCATCAGCTGGTGCTGCATGATCCAGTGTGGTACGACCACATGCCGTATCTCCCCTTCCCTGAGCACTGGCCGGTTTTCACGCCAAAGGATAAACTGGCCGAGTGGTTTGAGTTTTATGCCAAGGCGCTCGAACTCAACATCTGGACTTCTACCTCCCTTACATCTAGCAAATGGGATGAGGGCACCCAAACTTgggaggtgaaggtgaaCAAGGGGggcagagaggagagggttcTCAGGCCGAAACATATCGTTTTGTGTACAGGACACTCGGGCAAGAAGTTCATGCCTGATATAAAGGGGCTGAGCGAGGGGGTGTTTAAGGGGTTGGCGGTCCACTCTGCTGATTTCGCCGGTgcgaagcagcagcaagaggggactgagagaaagagaaaggcggtggtggtcggggCGTGTAATTCTGCTCACGATATCTGCCAGGATTACTACGAGAAGGGGTATGATGTCACCATGGTGCAGAGGTCGTCGACTTGTGTCGTGTCCAACAAGGCGGCTCTCAAGGTtttgctggcggtgctgtACGAGGAGGGTGGACCGCCGGTCGAAGACAGCGACATCTGGCTTCATGGCTGGCCGAGTGAGGTTATGAAGAGCATACAGATCGATCTGGCCAGGATTCAGCGGGAGATGGACAAGGATttgttggaagggttggaAAAGGCCGGGTTCAGAACTGacaagggggtggatgaaggggggttgtttatgAAGTATTTACAACGGGGTGGGGGCTATTACATTGATGTGGGCATGTCGCAGCTGATTATTGATCGCAAGGTGAAAGTCaagcagggggaggagattgaggagttGGTAGAGAATGGGCTGAGGttcaaggatggggaggtgctggaggcgGATGAGATTGTGTTTGCTACTGGCTTCATGAATATGAGAACCCAGGCGAGGCATATTCTGGGAGATGAGGTTGCGGATAGGGTGGACGatgtttggggatgggatgaggagggggagatgagggggatCTGGAAGGGGAGCGGGCATCCGGGCTTTTGGTTCCATGGTGGTAATTTGGCCTTGACTAGGTATTTCAGTAGGGTGGCTGCGCTGCAGATCAAGGCGAGGCTGGAGGGATTGGGGGCCTAAGATTCAGGGGATATCTCGGCTGTGGGTTTACAAGGCAGGCTTCAGGGAGGTCAACACCCAGCAATGTTTGATTTCTCTTCCAACTCAAGAAAATACCCTAGTTGTTCTTCGAAACCCCCCTCACACTAtcctccatcttggccatGGCTTCCTCATTCTGCCGCGTCAAATCCGCCTCGTTGGTGAACCGACCAGCCTGTGTAAAAAAGACCCTAGCCTTCTTCGGGTCCTCATGGATATCCCTCTCGGCAAAGGCATAAGCGCGTCCAAGCATTCTGGCCACGCCAACAACATCCTGAGACCTCGGCCGCCTAACAGCATCATACGCACCCAGTGCCGCCTCAATCTGGCTCGGCTGCTTCACCCTCTCAAACAAATGATCCAGCACCGCAgcatcctccaacgcctgCGCGGCCCCATTCCCAGCAAACGGCAGACTAGCATGAGCGGCATCCCCCAGCAtggccaccctccccttgaAGTACACCGGCGCGTTATCATGatcccccaccgcccagcTAGCCGACGTGTCCCTCGCCACCAAATCCACAATGGCCCTCGCCTCCGGAGTGTAGTCTTTATACAATCCGACATCCAACTCTTTTCTTcgccccccatcatcccccttcccaggCCCGTCAACCTCTTTCTCGCCCAACGCCGCCCCCCTGACGGCAACCCCAGCGCTCAACCTCGTCCCCTTGTTCATCGGTATGCAATTCACATGCCCCCTCGGCCCAAGCAAAATCGGGACCGTCCTCGtaaacctctcctccaccccggcCTCGATCGCCTCTTCGGTGGCAACCACCGTCCGATAAACCTGCCACCTGTCGTGATTAACCGGGTGTCTCGCCGGATGGTCCTCCCCAACGACATAACCCCTAACAACCGAACGTATCCCATCCGCCCCCAAAACACAATCCGCCTCCCCCTTTGTCCCATCCCTAAACTCAAacttgaccttcttctcctcctcccaaatctTTGTCAGTCTCTTCCCAAAgctcaccttctcccccggcaccaacccaAGCAACCCAGCCAACAGGTCCGCCCGACTGACGCTCTTTCGTCCTTTTGCCCTCCCCAACTCGGCGACCGGTTCTTGGTCAGCTCCCGTGTTGGCGTGAGGCCCACAAGCAAAAAAGATGTCAGTCGCCATTTCCGCTTCCGCGTCCTCACCGATGTTGATCGCCTTGTCGAGGTAAGCCTGGTGGACCTCCGGTCCGAGAAGCGCCATGGCCGCGAGGGCGTTGCGGTGGAGGGCCAGGCCGGCGCCGACGTCGGAATGGGCAGGGACGGCTTCGTAGACGTGGATGTCGAGATGGGGTTTTTtgacgagggcggcggcgagggagaggccggCTATGCCGCCTCCCATTATGGCTATGGagagggggtgatgggtggaGCCCattttgaggatggtggtggtggtttgttgttgtgatgagGGAAAGGAGAATAAAGCTGGCGAGTTTtcaaggtgatgatgagggattggaaaagggggaagagagTGGAAGGGCAAGCGTCACGTGTCAGAGACAAGAAGCGACTGCCgttgccccttttccgcAACGGGCCCcagagggggggagggggggcagagTCATTCATTCACCTAGCGTTGCTCCGGGAGGAACGGAGGAAATGATGAGACCGAAAAGAGTGTTGGTAAAAGCTACGGTGCCTCAGTAAGGCAGTCTTGTCTATCCAATCCGAATTCCA
The sequence above is a segment of the Podospora pseudoanserina strain CBS 124.78 chromosome 5, whole genome shotgun sequence genome. Coding sequences within it:
- a CDS encoding hypothetical protein (antiSMASH:Cluster_6; EggNog:ENOG503NWP7; SMCOG1092:hypothetical protein; COG:Q); protein product: MATPIPSHQRIVPGSVNLPPYPWPATAKDTSVDPVSIAESVTSKLNGSLSSGDFASISELFIDNGFWRDHLALSWTPRTIKTSAAIADYLSSSPTKLSSVQVDLTSEFRKPQIASFAPGASPDVKGIAFYINWGTSLGTGRGVARLVQEDGEWKIWTMFTCLVELKGWEEKVGARRELGVEHGKQEGRKNWRERREGEQEKGEGEVLVIGAGQSGLTIAARLKMLGVKTVVIDTNEKVGDNWRKRYHQLVLHDPVWYDHMPYLPFPEHWPVFTPKDKLAEWFEFYAKALELNIWTSTSLTSSKWDEGTQTWEVKVNKGGREERVLRPKHIVLCTGHSGKKFMPDIKGLSEGVFKGLAVHSADFAGAKQQQEGTERKRKAVVVGACNSAHDICQDYYEKGYDVTMVQRSSTCVVSNKAALKVLLAVLYEEGGPPVEDSDIWLHGWPSEVMKSIQIDLARIQREMDKDLLEGLEKAGFRTDKGVDEGGLFMKYLQRGGGYYIDVGMSQLIIDRKVKVKQGEEIEELVENGLRFKDGEVLEADEIVFATGFMNMRTQARHILGDEVADRVDDVWGWDEEGEMRGIWKGSGHPGFWFHGGNLALTRYFSRVAALQIKARLEGLGA
- a CDS encoding hypothetical protein (COG:C; COG:H; EggNog:ENOG503PARE; antiSMASH:Cluster_6; SMCOG1087:hypothetical protein) — translated: MGSTHHPLSIAIMGGGIAGLSLAAALVKKPHLDIHVYEAVPAHSDVGAGLALHRNALAAMALLGPEVHQAYLDKAINIGEDAEAEMATDIFFACGPHANTGADQEPVAELGRAKGRKSVSRADLLAGLLGLVPGEKVSFGKRLTKIWEEEKKVKFEFRDGTKGEADCVLGADGIRSVVRGYVVGEDHPARHPVNHDRWQVYRTVVATEEAIEAGVEERFTRTVPILLGPRGHVNCIPMNKGTRLSAGVAVRGAALGEKEVDGPGKGDDGGRRKELDVGLYKDYTPEARAIVDLVARDTSASWAVGDHDNAPVYFKGRVAMLGDAAHASLPFAGNGAAQALEDAAVLDHLFERVKQPSQIEAALGAYDAVRRPRSQDVVGVARMLGRAYAFAERDIHEDPKKARVFFTQAGRFTNEADLTRQNEEAMAKMEDSVRGVSKNN